The Amblyomma americanum isolate KBUSLIRL-KWMA chromosome 6, ASM5285725v1, whole genome shotgun sequence genome has a window encoding:
- the LOC144094036 gene encoding glutamate-gated chloride channel-like translates to MAFPRNASYLKPAVGVAILFVLLHGANAQKNFYSYVGRVLNDIFKPEKYDRQVRPAGTNESTGPVIVTTNLFVRSINDIDDHEMAYSVQLTFRQKWKDERLKYNDLNGQLRYLNLDTPSKLWLPDPFFSNELTGSFHNIMQPNVLVRIYPDGTVLYSTRISLRLSCPMNLKNFPFDRQACPLNIASYGYTTEDIVFLWKEGDPVQVTRNLHLLKFTLTKFMTDYCTARTNTGEYSCLRLDFVFERERRVYMVNVCIPCVMLVLLSWVTLWVSNKNTVVRIFVPLIVLLVAATFVGKQNQELLPHTSYTKAMDVWTGVCLTFLFILVLYVATVDYTARALKRSGQQASPASAKDDTRLEEDTGKAAPGSSESTSFRHVVKAWIQRPKSLPDKMDVVARIAFPLCFCLFLIIYFSVHAGSSADD, encoded by the exons ATGGCTTTCCCAAGGAACGCATCGTACCTGAAACCTGCGGTTGGTGTCGCCATACTCTTCGTGTTGCTTCACGGCGCCAACGCCCA GAAGAACTTCTACTCCTACGTTGGACGAGTGTTGAACGACATATTCAAGCCGGAGAAATATGACAGGCAGGTGCGACCAGCGGGGACGAACGAGTCGACAG GTCCCGTGATAGTGACAACCAACCTGTTCGTCCGATCCATAAACGACATTGATGACCACGAAATG GCCTATAGTGTGCAGCTGACATTTCGCCAGAAGTGGAAGGACGAGCGACTCAAGTACAACGACCTCAATGGTCAGTTGAGGTACCTCAACCTGGACACACCATCCAAGCTGTGGCTTCCGGATCCATTCTTCTCGAACGAACTTACCGGGAGTTTCCACAACATCATGCAGCCCAACGTCCTGGTCAGAATATACCCCGACGGCACGGTACTTTACAGCACAAG GATATCTTTACGCTTGTCCTGCCCAATGAACCTCAAGAATTTCCCATTCGACAGACAAGCTTGCCCATTGAACATCGCAAGTT ATGGCTACACAACCGAGGACATAGTTTTCTTATGGAAAGAAGGCGATCCTGTGCAAGTGACGAGGAATCTGCATCTGCTCAAATTCACCCTGACGAAGTTTATGACAGACTACTGCACTGCAAGAACAAACACAG GCGAATACTCCTGCCTGCGGCTGGATTTCGTATTCGAGCGCGAGAGGCGCGTGTACATGGTGAACGTGTGCATCCCGTGCGTCATGCTCGTTCTGCTGTCCTGGGTCACCCTCTGGGTGAGCAACAAGAACACGGTGGTGCGCATCTTCGTGCCCCTCATCGTGCTGCTGGTGGCGGCCACCTTTGTTGGCAAGCAGAACCAGGAGCTGCTCCCGCACACGTCCTACACCAAGGCGATGGACGTGTGGACCGGCGTCTGCCTCACTTTCCTCTTCATCTTGGTCCTCTACGTGGCCACCGTCGACTACACAGCCCGGGCTTTGAAGAGAAGTGGCCAGCAAGCGTCTCCTGCTTCAGCGAAGGACGACACAAGG CTGGAAGAAGACACTGGCAAAGCCGCGCCAGGATCATCCGAGTCAACGTCATTCAGACATGTCGTGAAGGCGTGGATCCAGCGTCCGAAATCCTTGCCGGACAAGATGGATGTCGTTGCACGAATCGCGTTTCCCCTCTGCTTCTGCCTTTTCCTGATCATCTACTTCAGCGTACACGCCGGCTCTAGCGCAGACGATTAG